In Cydia amplana chromosome 2, ilCydAmpl1.1, whole genome shotgun sequence, the following proteins share a genomic window:
- the LOC134658753 gene encoding gamma-tubulin complex component 3 homolog, with the protein MFKIVTSKNMDLSSSISEQLRKLCVVLSSDPDAAHELAVSYLTPTGKKIRSIRDERQLCSKIHTHLFSASAKDAEKFDECYSKLKQCMVFKQRAAVLTLLLTLSESKQEKESTHQLFPIPNLPSLQSGNGIPVSSTSSKVTVASSWDNNLAKLGSNQSLPSNQSIMALALPTTDSASSDRSCIRDVVLAATGIKPRDACNRPRPMQMLYARVAHLGFLHDRLKEFIDPNSGLMPQGLMGEGLVSSIRDELTEYYRSVALLQSQACEGDGGGATLRRIAVWAQEPLHRLTWLANIAHTAYHKKGGELASCVHRFVRHGDERVVVLARRLLTALTYPMLLMLTRWLLHGEIDDPFNEFFIESRSGVEIERMWHDKYRVREWMMPSFLSKEQAAQILATGKSVVFMREACPKGSTDPSDHAECLEALLKHTTESDSTVPWWEAEGFRSSVADAHSAVSLRLLDALTTHHHIVDHLVAHRRYLLFSQGDFVHHLMTLLKDELSKPATSLFVHNLTCTLEAAVRATSAQYEPPHVLESLQVNLYHNGDGRDECGWDVFALQYHVSGPLGTLFPPSCAARYRALFSQLWRVKRIEQSLYDAWLDHAILQKKLKHMPEVWGLMRRVSCLRAEALRLCGALQEASGVAVEPAWEALLSAAAARQPLDALLALHRAALERHAVHAMIHHTTQELQSYLGNVLTETLALRRFEAKLNAGINAELDRRERIEQVKAERVVRGEFAITAAEEAKDKEERKVFHQFLTSRKADLNVWARTYRVHVTSLILKLALHGEVSLQTLAFRLDYSDFYKRGDAKLHHPLTYQHKRLSEIGISLAKSKVKDRSKKK; encoded by the exons ATGTTTAAGATTGTAACTAGTAAAAATATGGATTTGTCAAGTAGTATAAGTGAACAATTACGCAAATTATGCGTGGTATTATCGTCAGATCCAG ATGCCGCTCATGAGTTAGCAGTGTCATACCTAACACCTACTGGTAAGAAGATTCGGTCGATTCGAGATGAGAGGCAGTTGTGTTCCAAGATACATACTCATCTTTTCTCAGCATCGGCCAAAGATGCAGAAAAATTTGATGAATGTTATTCTAAATTGAAGCAATGC ATGGTGTTCAAACAACGGGCTGCAGTACTAACTTTACTTCTGACATTGTCAGAGTCAAAACAAGAAAAAGAATCCACCCATCAACTTTTTCCAATTCCAAATTTGCCTTCATTA CAATCTGGTAATGGCATACCAGTATCTAGTACTAGCAGCAAAGTAACTGTTGCATCAAGTTGGGACAACAATCTAGCAAAACTGGGCTCCAATCAGAGTCTTCCATCGAACCAAAGCATCATGGCATTAGCTCTCCCAACAACAG ATAGTGCATCCAGTGATCGTAGTTGCATCCGAGATGTGGTTCTAGCAGCCACTGGGATCAAACCCCGTGATGCCTGCAATAGGCCCCGACCTATGCAGATGCTGTATGCGCGCGTAGCGCATCTAGGCTTCCTCCATGACAGGCTCAAAGAGTTCATTGACCCCAACTCTGGCTTAATGCCTCAAG GTCTTATGGGTGAAGGTTTAGTGTCGTCAATAAGGGATGAGCTTACAGAGTACTATCGAAGTGTTGCCCTTCTTCAGTCACAG GCATGTGAAGGAGACGGCGGGGGAGCGACTCTGCGGAGGATTGCAGTGTGGGCCCAAGAGCCTCTACATCGACTGACGTGGCTCGCCAACATTGCCCATACTGCTTATCACAAAAAAG GTGGTGAACTGGCCTCCTGCGTACACCGCTTCGTGAGGCACGGAGACGAAAGAGTAGTGGTCCTGGCGCGGCGACTGTTGACTGCGCTTACTTATCCTATGCTGCTGATGCTCACTAGATGGCTATTACATG GCGAAATTGACGATCCCTTCAATGAATTCTTCATCGAGAGCAGAAGTGGCGTAGAGATAGAAAGAATGTGGCATGACAAATACAGAGTCAG GGAATGGATGATGCCATCGTTTCTATCGAAGGAGCAGGCGGCGCAGATCCTAGCCACGGGCAAAAGCGTGGTGTTCATGCGCGAGGCGTGCCCCAAGGGCTCCACGGACCCCAGCGACCATGCCGAGTGCTTGGAGGCCTTGTTGAAACATACCACGG AATCCGATTCCACGGTACCGTGGTGGGAAGCGGAAGGCTTCCGGTCGTCGGTGGCGGACGCGCACTCGGCGGTGTCGCTGCGGCTGCTGGACGCGCTCACCACGCACCACCACATCGTCGACCACCTGGTGGCGCACCGCCGCTACCTGCTGTTCTCGCAGGGCGACTTCGTGCACCATCTCATGACGCTGTTGAA GGACGAATTGAGCAAGCCTGCGACGTCTCTTTTCGTGCACAACCTCACTTGCACGCTGGAAGCCGCTGTGCGCGCCACTTCTGCGCAGTACGAACCCCCGCATGTGTTGGAGAGTTTACAGGTCAACTTGTATCACAATG GCGACGGGCGCGACGAGTGCGGCTGGGACGTGTTCGCGCTGCAGTACCACGTGTCGGGCCCGCTCGGCACGCTGTTCCCGCCGTCGTGCGCGGCGCGGTACCGCGCGCTCTTCAGCCAGCTGTGGCGCGTCAAGCGCATAGAGCAGAGCCTCTACGACGCGTGGCTCGATCACGCCATACTGCAGAAGAAATTGAAGCATATGCCTG AGGTGTGGGGCCTGATGCGGCGCGTGTCGTGCCTGCGCGCCGAGGCGCTCCGGCTGTGCGGCGCGCTGCAGGAGGCCAGCGGCGTGGCCGTGGAGCCGGCGTGGGAGGCGCTGCtcagcgccgccgccgcccgccagcCGCTCGACGCGCTGCTCGCGCTGCACCGCGCCGCGCTCGAGCGCCACGCCGTGCACGCCATGATACACCACACCACGCAG GAGCTCCAGTCCTACCTAGGAAACGTGCTAACAGAAACTCTAGCGTTACGGAGGTTCGAAGCGAAACTAAATGCTGGAATCAATGCGGAACTCGACCGGAGGGAGCGAATCGAGCAAGTGAAAGCCGAAAGGGTAGTCAGAG gTGAATTCGCTATCACGGCTGCAGAAGAAGCTAAGGATAAAGAAGAGAGAAAAGTGTTCCACCAGTTCTTGACAAGTCGGAAAGCTGATCTAAACGTCTGGGCTCGCACATATAG GGTGCACGTGACATCGTTGATACTGAAGCTGGCCCTCCACGGCGAGGTTTCGCTACAGACACTCGCCTTCCGGCTCGACTACAGCGACTTCTACAAGCGCGGCGACGCCAAGCTACACCACCCGCTCACCTACCAGCACAAGCGGCTCAGCGAGATCGGGATCAGCTTGGCTAAG AGTAAAGTGAAAGATCGCTCAAAGAAGAAGTGA